The Bacteroidales bacterium DNA window AGGCGGGTTTTGAAAAAAATTAGTGCTTAGTGTTGAGTTTTTAGTGTTGAGTAGGCGCTCGCTGTTCGCTCGCTGCTCGTGTAAGTTATTGATAATCAGGTAATTATGAATAGAGATATTCTATGTGGGTGCGATGGTGTAAGTCGTTGGTAATCAAAGAGTTGCAGGTCACTGCCGCTTTACTTGTCTCAACTGCTTGTTTTGCTTGTCCGTCTGTCTAAGTCGTTGATAATCAAGTAGTTAAAAGCCGCCGACCCTGCCACCTCTGTAAGTTCTTGATAATCAGGTAGTTGCAAGCCGCCGACTTTGCCACCTGTATAATTGTCTGATAATCAGATGGTTGCGAGGCTGCGCCCGTCTCGTGTGGCGGCTCCGCCTAAGTCATTGATAATCAGGCAGTTATGCGGCAGCAGCCACTTTGGAACTTTATAACTTTCCAACTTTATGAACTAACATATTGATAATCAATTTTTACTTCACACACTTTTTTAGGACAGTATCTTTATAATGGCTGTTAGCAGCTGCCATTCTATTCGTCTTCTTTGTAAATATCAAATTCTTCAAATTTTACCTTTCCAAAATCTTTGGTTGTCTTAATTTTACTTTCTACATTTTCCGGTTCGAAAACATAAAAGCTTTCTGAACCGTCTTTGTGTAAAAACCATTCGTTGTCTTTTTTGGAATATTTGTATGTAATTATTCTTGTCCATCGCCAAGCACTTCCACCATAATGTTCAACAGAAAAGTATCCATTTTTAATTGTTATGCCCATAAAAGGGTCGCCCATTATTCCACCGCAGCCAAAACAATAAACAGTATTGTCGTTTCTTCTCACAAGTTTTAGTTTATTGTTTTTGTCACGTATTAAAATTAGTAACGGTCTTTTTTCGGGACCATCACTCACAAAAAACAAGGAGTCTTCGTCATTTTTTTTAAGCACAAGTATGTAGTCATTTATTCCATCAAGATTTAAGTCGCCCGATGTAGCGTTCAAAATAGAATAGTTTGTTGGCAAAAACTCCAATAATTCATTCGGTGAACTGTCAACAACTTGTTTAAACGATTCTTTTTCAAGTGAATTATCAGTCGATGTCAATGTGTCTGCTGTTATATCTGTTATTTTCTCTTGTCTTGGACTTTGGTTACAAGAAAGTATTGTCAATAAAAGACAGATAAATATGTTTGTTGTAAGTTTTGTCATATGGTTGCTGCTAACATATAATTTTACGCAACAAATATACAACATTCGTAAATATTAAACTTATAACATTCGTATATTTTTTTGCATTTTAAACTAAATTGTTATTATATATTTCAATAAATCAAGTAGATAAATCAAATTAAACGAAATAATATATTTGTATTTACGAATGTTTTATTATATTCACATTGCCTCAGATTAAAAAACAGAAAACTCTTTAAAATAATTGATTTTTTTAGTTTACTTTTTTGCTGTAAAGATAAAACTTATTTTTATTAAGTTTACTGTATAATACCGTGCTGGATTATAATCTATTTTATGTCAGTTCACACCTACTTTTTCACTAGTTACAAATTTTTGAGGATCGCTGAAACCGACATGCGTTATTACACATTATTAGGTTATCAAACGTTTTTTGTGGGTTTATTCTTTTATGAATTTAATCGCATTTCCATTTTTAAATTTAAAGAGATATAATCCATTTGTAAAATCTCCAATATAGATTTTTTCTTGGTTAGAAATTACACCTCTTTTTACCTCTTGTCCTATTTGATTTATTATTGAATAACTCTCTGCCGATTTTAAATTCGAAATACTAATAAAATCTGAACTTGGATTTGGGATTAAAGAAATTTCATTATCAAAATTTGAGTCATCAATAGAAAGTGTATCGCCACAATCAATAGCTAAAAAATATAAGAAGTCTTGATCGGTATAGTTTGTAAAGCCAGAAGCATTGTTCGGAATATTATCACCATAATTCAAACCTTGATAATAGACAACATTTCCATATGCGGTTTTATTAGTATTTGAATGATTTCCATCCGCTTCATAAACAGCCATTATCCAGTAATCTCCGGCTGGCAGTAAAATAGGGGTTACCGGTAAAGTTGTAACACCACTTCCAACAGTAGATAGTTCACTATGTGCTATTAAGTTATTAGGAACACCTCCATTGTCATCATAAACTGCCATTTGAATTCCTGTCCCTGTACCATTCCCAATAAGATTAATTGATCTTAATGTTCCTTCTTGAGGAAGTGTGAACTTAACACCCAATAAGTAATTTGCAAGAAAATCTCCATCAATGAAGTCTTCTGTTATACTTTCATTCCCAATGTTGCAATTTTGAGAATATGATTTCAGACTTAAAAAGAAGCATGCTAAGATTAAAATGTAAATTTGTTTCATTGTTGTAGTATTTAATTGTTTGTTTTAAAATTGGAGCATAACGTCTCATTTGCGCAACAAATATACAACATTTGTATATATTAAACTATAACATTCGTATATTTTTTTGTATTAATTTTTATATGTCGCTGTAAATCAATTAAATAAAACAAATTAGCTAGCTATGGCGGCAGGCACTACAATTTGTAACGTATTTATAATCAGGTGGTTACAAGTTGTTGACTCCCTCCTCACTTATTCGTACTGCTGCTTTCAGCGAAAGTACTTCCGTTCGGCAATACTGAAGTAAAC harbors:
- a CDS encoding T9SS type A sorting domain-containing protein, whose amino-acid sequence is MKQIYILILACFFLSLKSYSQNCNIGNESITEDFIDGDFLANYLLGVKFTLPQEGTLRSINLIGNGTGTGIQMAVYDDNGGVPNNLIAHSELSTVGSGVTTLPVTPILLPAGDYWIMAVYEADGNHSNTNKTAYGNVVYYQGLNYGDNIPNNASGFTNYTDQDFLYFLAIDCGDTLSIDDSNFDNEISLIPNPSSDFISISNLKSAESYSIINQIGQEVKRGVISNQEKIYIGDFTNGLYLFKFKNGNAIKFIKE